One genomic segment of Amycolatopsis sp. WQ 127309 includes these proteins:
- a CDS encoding ABC transporter permease subunit, which translates to MPVRPGFARRLLKWVTGHLGLLPFLAYTGVFLGAPVVMVAVGAFQDNDGAFTTDNLGAAFKDQFGRSFVTSIELSALTAVVGAVLGALLAHAVLGSKPDGLLRKVVSSAAGVLANFGGVPLAFAFIATLGSIGIVTKALTGLGLDLYASGFSLFSFSGIAIVYIYFQIPLMVIVFTPALEGMRAQWREAAENLGATRTQYFRLIAVPVLLPPFLASTLLLFANAFSAYATAYALTTGIIPLVPIQIGSLVSGNVVADQQNLGKALGLGMIVVVAIVMAFYSWMQRRASRWLG; encoded by the coding sequence GTGCCCGTGCGCCCCGGGTTCGCGCGGCGCTTGCTCAAGTGGGTGACCGGCCACCTCGGCCTGCTGCCCTTCCTCGCCTACACCGGCGTCTTCCTCGGCGCGCCGGTGGTGATGGTCGCGGTCGGTGCCTTCCAGGACAACGACGGCGCGTTCACCACCGACAACCTCGGCGCGGCCTTCAAGGACCAGTTCGGCCGGTCGTTCGTGACGTCCATCGAGCTGTCCGCGCTGACCGCCGTGGTCGGCGCCGTGCTCGGCGCGCTGCTCGCCCACGCCGTCCTCGGGTCCAAGCCGGACGGCCTGCTGCGCAAGGTCGTCTCCAGCGCGGCCGGCGTGCTGGCCAACTTCGGCGGCGTGCCGCTGGCGTTCGCGTTCATCGCCACGCTCGGCAGCATCGGCATCGTCACCAAGGCGCTGACCGGGCTCGGCCTCGACCTCTACGCGTCCGGGTTCAGCCTGTTCAGCTTCTCCGGCATCGCGATCGTCTACATCTACTTCCAGATCCCGCTGATGGTCATCGTGTTCACCCCGGCGCTCGAAGGCATGCGCGCGCAGTGGCGCGAGGCGGCGGAAAACCTGGGCGCGACGCGCACGCAGTACTTCCGGCTCATCGCCGTCCCGGTGCTGCTGCCGCCGTTCCTGGCTTCGACGCTCCTGTTGTTCGCCAACGCGTTCAGCGCCTACGCCACCGCGTACGCGCTGACCACCGGCATCATCCCGCTGGTGCCGATCCAGATCGGCTCGCTGGTCTCCGGCAACGTCGTAGCGGACCAGCAGAACCTCGGGAAGGCGCTCGGCCTCGGCATGATCGTCGTGGTCGCCATCGTGATGGCGTTCTACTCGTGGATGCAGCGGCGCGCGTCGAGGTGGCTCGGATGA
- a CDS encoding ABC transporter substrate-binding protein: MNRRFAALTAAVAAGALVLTACGGSSSDNKDSGAAGTAKSAADLGGLDKLVEAAKKEGTLNVIALPHDWANYGEVLDAFKKKYGLKVTEANPEGSSQDEVNAVKQLKGQDRAPDVLDLGGAFALTAAKDGLLAPYKVATFADVPDNQKDADGQWVNDYGGYISIGYDAKKVPNPPKSFADLKKPEYAGKIALNGDPTKAGAAFAGVYAAALANGGSFADIKPGITYFGDLKKSGNFIPVQSSAATVESGQTPITLDWDYLQAGYAKKLEGKVDWKVAVPADGVYSNFYCQAVSKTAPHPAAARLWQEFLFSDEGQNLFLKGLSRPARLPKMETAGTADKTSLAALPQIPGETKFPTNDQIDAAKKVVADEWAKAVG; the protein is encoded by the coding sequence GTGAACAGACGTTTCGCGGCGCTCACCGCGGCGGTCGCCGCAGGTGCCCTGGTACTCACCGCCTGTGGCGGATCTTCCAGCGACAACAAGGACTCCGGTGCCGCCGGCACCGCCAAGTCGGCCGCCGACCTCGGCGGGCTCGACAAGCTCGTCGAGGCGGCGAAGAAGGAAGGCACCCTCAACGTCATCGCCCTCCCGCACGACTGGGCGAACTACGGCGAGGTCCTCGACGCCTTCAAGAAGAAGTACGGCCTCAAGGTCACCGAGGCCAACCCCGAGGGCTCGAGCCAGGACGAGGTCAACGCCGTCAAGCAGCTCAAGGGCCAGGACCGCGCACCCGACGTGCTCGACCTCGGCGGCGCCTTCGCGCTGACGGCGGCCAAGGACGGCCTGCTCGCGCCCTACAAGGTCGCGACGTTCGCCGACGTCCCGGACAACCAGAAGGACGCCGACGGCCAGTGGGTCAACGACTACGGCGGCTACATCTCCATCGGCTACGACGCCAAGAAGGTGCCGAACCCGCCGAAGTCCTTCGCCGACCTGAAGAAGCCGGAGTACGCGGGCAAGATCGCGCTCAACGGCGACCCGACGAAGGCGGGCGCGGCGTTCGCCGGCGTGTACGCCGCGGCGCTGGCCAACGGCGGTTCGTTCGCCGACATCAAGCCAGGCATCACCTATTTCGGTGACCTCAAGAAGTCCGGCAACTTCATCCCGGTGCAGTCGAGCGCGGCGACCGTGGAAAGCGGCCAGACGCCGATCACGCTCGACTGGGACTACCTGCAGGCCGGCTACGCCAAGAAGCTCGAGGGCAAGGTCGACTGGAAGGTCGCGGTCCCGGCCGACGGCGTCTACTCGAACTTCTACTGCCAGGCGGTCAGCAAGACCGCCCCGCACCCGGCCGCCGCGCGGCTGTGGCAGGAGTTCCTGTTCTCCGACGAGGGCCAGAACCTCTTCCTGAAGGGCCTTTCGCGCCCGGCGCGGCTGCCGAAGATGGAGACGGCGGGCACCGCGGACAAGACGTCGCTCGCGGCCCTGCCGCAGATCCCGGGCGAGACGAAGTTCCCGACCAACGACCAGATCGACGCGGCCAAGAAGGTCGTCGCGGACGAGTGGGCGAAGGCCGTCGGCTGA
- a CDS encoding RICIN domain-containing protein, which produces MKSPVRRRVMTVLSAASTLVAGLITVVAAAPAAQAAITPDGWYTVAAVNSGKCVDARAAASANGTVVQQYSCNQSASQEWQFQSTGDGYFRVNTRNNAAAAWDVTGVSTADGGLVQLWSYSNGLNQQWQAVDEGSGRYHFVNRNSGKCLDVPSASTADSVQLQQYSCNNTSAQSFTLTPVGGTTPPTSGQPDLGPNVVIFDPSMSSSSIQSRLNGIFSQQERNQFGSQRYAVMFKPGTYSNDVNVGFYTQVLGLGLSPDAVTINGAVHVEADWFPPQNATQNFWRGAENLSVNPTGGADRWAVSQAAPYRRMHVRGDLQLDDGGWASGGWISDSKIDGQVRSGSQQQWISRNSQFGSWNGSNWNMVFAGVQGAPSNTFPSPPYTTVASTPVVREKPFLYIDNAGNYQVFVPGVKTNASGTSWANGTAPGTSLPIDQFYIAKPGATAADMNAALAAGKNLLVTPGVYHLNQALHVTRPDTVVLGLGIATLVPDGGVTAMNVDDVNGVKVAGLLIDAGTTNSNTLMQVGAAGSTADHSADPTSLHDVFFRIGGPAVGKATNSLVVNSNNVIGDHMWIWRADHADNGNNVGWTTNTADNGLTVNGNNVTMYGLFVEHYQKTQVVWNGNGGRTYFFQNEMPYDVPNQAGWMNGSTKGYSSYKVGPNVTSHEAWGLGSYCFFSTNPSVASAHAFEAPNTPGVKFHDMVTVSLNYQGTITHVINTTGDTTPTGTKPVNLVSYP; this is translated from the coding sequence ATGAAGAGTCCGGTGCGACGGCGGGTGATGACGGTGCTCTCGGCAGCGTCCACCCTGGTCGCGGGCTTGATCACCGTCGTTGCGGCGGCGCCGGCGGCTCAGGCCGCCATCACCCCTGACGGGTGGTACACGGTCGCCGCCGTGAACAGTGGGAAGTGTGTCGATGCTCGGGCTGCTGCCAGCGCCAACGGCACCGTCGTGCAGCAGTACAGCTGCAATCAAAGCGCTTCCCAGGAGTGGCAGTTCCAGTCGACCGGGGACGGCTACTTCCGCGTCAACACGCGCAACAACGCCGCCGCGGCCTGGGATGTCACCGGCGTCTCGACCGCCGATGGCGGGCTCGTGCAGCTGTGGAGCTACTCGAACGGTCTCAACCAGCAGTGGCAGGCCGTCGACGAGGGCAGTGGGCGGTACCACTTCGTGAACCGGAACAGCGGGAAGTGCCTCGACGTGCCGAGCGCCTCCACCGCCGACTCCGTCCAGCTTCAGCAGTACTCCTGTAACAACACCAGTGCGCAGTCGTTCACACTTACCCCCGTGGGTGGCACTACTCCTCCGACCTCCGGTCAGCCGGACCTCGGCCCGAACGTGGTGATCTTCGACCCGTCGATGTCGAGCTCCAGCATCCAGAGCCGGCTCAACGGCATCTTCAGCCAGCAGGAACGCAACCAGTTCGGCAGTCAGCGCTACGCCGTGATGTTCAAGCCGGGCACGTACTCCAACGACGTGAACGTCGGCTTCTACACGCAGGTGCTGGGCCTCGGGCTGAGCCCGGACGCCGTGACGATCAACGGCGCCGTGCACGTCGAGGCCGACTGGTTCCCGCCGCAGAACGCGACGCAGAACTTCTGGCGCGGCGCCGAGAACCTGTCCGTCAACCCGACCGGCGGCGCCGACCGCTGGGCGGTCAGCCAGGCCGCGCCGTACCGCCGCATGCACGTCCGCGGTGACCTGCAGCTCGACGACGGCGGCTGGGCCAGCGGCGGCTGGATCTCCGACTCGAAGATCGACGGCCAGGTCCGCTCCGGCTCGCAGCAGCAGTGGATCTCGCGCAACTCGCAGTTCGGCAGCTGGAACGGCTCGAACTGGAACATGGTCTTCGCCGGTGTCCAGGGCGCTCCCTCGAACACCTTCCCGTCGCCGCCCTACACCACCGTCGCCTCGACGCCGGTCGTGCGCGAGAAGCCGTTCCTCTACATCGACAACGCCGGCAACTACCAGGTGTTCGTCCCCGGCGTGAAGACCAACGCGTCCGGCACGAGCTGGGCGAACGGCACCGCGCCGGGCACCTCGCTGCCGATCGACCAGTTCTACATCGCCAAGCCCGGCGCGACCGCCGCGGACATGAACGCCGCGCTGGCCGCCGGGAAGAACCTGCTGGTGACGCCCGGTGTCTACCACCTCAACCAGGCGCTGCACGTGACCCGGCCCGACACCGTCGTGCTCGGCCTCGGCATCGCGACCCTGGTGCCGGACGGCGGCGTCACCGCGATGAACGTCGACGACGTCAACGGCGTCAAGGTGGCCGGCCTGCTGATCGACGCCGGCACGACCAACTCGAACACGCTCATGCAGGTCGGTGCGGCCGGTTCGACCGCTGACCACTCGGCCGACCCGACGTCGCTGCACGACGTGTTCTTCCGGATCGGCGGCCCGGCCGTCGGCAAGGCGACCAACAGCCTGGTGGTGAACAGCAACAACGTGATCGGCGACCACATGTGGATCTGGCGCGCCGACCACGCCGACAACGGCAACAACGTCGGCTGGACCACCAACACCGCCGACAACGGGCTCACGGTCAACGGCAACAACGTGACGATGTACGGCCTGTTCGTCGAGCACTACCAGAAGACGCAGGTCGTCTGGAACGGCAACGGCGGCCGGACGTACTTCTTCCAGAACGAGATGCCGTACGACGTGCCGAACCAGGCGGGCTGGATGAACGGCTCCACCAAGGGCTACTCCTCGTACAAGGTGGGCCCGAACGTGACGAGTCACGAGGCGTGGGGGCTGGGCAGCTACTGCTTCTTCAGCACCAACCCCTCGGTCGCCAGCGCGCACGCCTTCGAGGCGCCGAACACCCCGGGTGTCAAGTTCCACGACATGGTGACCGTCTCGCTGAACTACCAGGGGACGATCACGCACGTCATCAACACCACCGGTGACACGACGCCGACGGGGACCAAGCCCGTCAACCTGGTGAGTTACCCCTGA
- a CDS encoding ABC transporter permease, which yields MTNKWGRWTILTLFGLYFLVPMAASVEFSLRDVNDTHSFVSWSKLLDEPGLFETLGTSLWVAAGTVVLTLLIMVPTVSWVHLRKPKLRRVMEGISLLPLVIPPIVLVNGVLVVFADAPEVINGTPVILVLEYVVLALPFTYRTLDAGLQAIALPTLVEAARSLGAGWGTVLLRVIVPNIRSAVFGAAFLNLALVLGEYTLASILLMDTFPVWTVQTGQSEAGVSVAVSLFSLFVAFLLLFVLSLVAGRRRREHNPAAPIAPAPQGTA from the coding sequence ATGACGAACAAATGGGGTCGCTGGACCATTCTCACCCTGTTCGGCCTGTACTTCCTGGTGCCGATGGCGGCGTCGGTCGAGTTCAGCCTGCGCGACGTCAACGACACGCACAGCTTCGTCTCGTGGAGCAAGCTGCTCGACGAGCCGGGCCTGTTCGAGACACTGGGGACGTCACTGTGGGTCGCCGCGGGCACGGTCGTGCTCACGTTGCTGATCATGGTCCCGACGGTCAGCTGGGTGCACCTGCGCAAGCCGAAGCTGCGCCGGGTGATGGAGGGGATCAGCCTGCTGCCCCTGGTCATCCCGCCGATCGTGCTGGTCAACGGCGTGCTCGTGGTGTTCGCGGACGCGCCGGAGGTGATCAACGGGACGCCGGTGATCCTCGTGCTGGAGTACGTCGTCCTGGCCCTGCCGTTCACCTACCGCACACTCGACGCGGGCCTGCAGGCGATCGCGCTGCCGACGCTGGTCGAGGCCGCGCGCAGCCTCGGCGCCGGCTGGGGCACCGTGCTGCTGCGGGTGATCGTGCCCAACATCCGCAGCGCGGTGTTCGGTGCCGCGTTCCTCAACCTGGCGCTGGTGCTCGGCGAATACACCCTGGCCAGCATCCTGCTGATGGACACCTTCCCGGTGTGGACCGTCCAAACCGGACAGTCCGAGGCCGGCGTGTCGGTCGCGGTGTCGCTGTTCAGCCTGTTCGTCGCCTTCCTGCTGCTGTTCGTCCTGTCCCTCGTCGCGGGCCGCCGCCGTCGTGAGCACAACCCGGCCGCGCCCATCGCCCCCGCACCGCAAGGAACCGCCTGA
- a CDS encoding ABC transporter ATP-binding protein, whose amino-acid sequence MTVIETKTGASVEFRGLHREFGDVKALDGLNLLIEPGELVALLGPSGCGKTTALRVLAGLEQADAGEVLVDGSDVVGVPANKRDMGMVFQAYSLFPNLTVRDNVAFGLRLRGQGTAPRHQRAQELLELVGLDSHAKRYPHQLSGGQQQRVALARALAIEPRVLLLDEPLSALDAQVRTQLRDEIRRLQLRVGITTLFVTHDQEEALSIADRVGVMKDGRLEQCDTPAALYARPATAFVAEFVGTMNHLAGTVTGGGTEVDVAGQRLKLAEPGERADGAAVRVLVRPESVTLEPGGPARVTDHSFRGAVTRLTAVLPDGTTVLVDLPSVTAAELLPGSTAAVGFGSRPVLLAADA is encoded by the coding sequence ATGACCGTGATCGAAACCAAGACGGGCGCCTCCGTGGAGTTCCGCGGGCTGCACCGCGAGTTCGGCGACGTCAAGGCCCTCGACGGCCTGAACCTGCTGATCGAGCCCGGCGAGCTGGTCGCGCTGCTCGGGCCGTCCGGCTGCGGCAAGACGACGGCGTTGCGCGTGCTGGCCGGCCTCGAGCAGGCCGACGCGGGCGAGGTGCTCGTCGACGGCTCCGACGTCGTCGGCGTGCCGGCCAACAAGCGCGACATGGGCATGGTCTTCCAGGCCTACAGCCTGTTCCCGAACCTGACCGTGCGGGACAACGTCGCGTTCGGGCTGCGGCTGCGCGGCCAGGGCACGGCGCCCCGGCACCAGCGGGCGCAGGAGCTGCTGGAGCTGGTCGGGCTGGACAGCCACGCCAAGCGCTACCCGCACCAGCTCTCCGGCGGCCAGCAGCAGCGCGTCGCGCTCGCCAGGGCGCTGGCCATCGAGCCGCGCGTGCTGCTGCTCGACGAGCCACTGTCCGCTTTGGACGCCCAGGTGCGCACGCAGCTGCGGGACGAGATCCGCCGGTTGCAGCTGCGGGTCGGCATCACCACGCTGTTCGTCACGCACGACCAGGAGGAGGCGCTGTCGATCGCGGACCGCGTCGGCGTGATGAAGGACGGCCGGCTCGAGCAGTGCGACACCCCGGCCGCGTTGTACGCGCGCCCGGCGACGGCGTTCGTGGCGGAGTTCGTCGGCACGATGAACCACCTCGCGGGCACGGTCACCGGCGGCGGCACCGAGGTCGACGTCGCCGGCCAGCGGCTGAAGCTGGCCGAGCCGGGGGAGCGGGCGGACGGCGCGGCCGTGCGCGTGCTGGTCCGCCCCGAGTCGGTGACGCTCGAACCCGGCGGCCCGGCCCGCGTCACCGACCACAGCTTCCGCGGCGCGGTCACCCGCCTCACGGCGGTGCTGCCGGACGGCACGACGGTGCTCGTGGACCTGCCGAGCGTGACGGCCGCGGAGCTGCTCCCGGGCAGCACGGCGGCCGTCGGCTTCGGCAGCCGCCCGGTCCTGCTGGCCGCGGACGCGTAG